In Polaribacter pacificus, the genomic window GTCCCAGGAAACTCATAACGTACCTGCTCAAATTGACCTGCTACTTTTAATTCTTCAAGAACTTTAGACAGTTGAGGGTCTTCTAGTGGTTTTTCTGTGCAAGAGGCAAGTAGGACTGTAAGCCCTAAGAGTAGTGTGTGTATTCGTTTCATTTCTTTTTCTTTTTTGCAATTTTTAGCAATGTCTAGTTGCCCATTATTTAAAAAACTAAGATACTAAAATTGACGTATTTGCAACTACTTTTAAAAAAAAGTGTTCTAAAGGGTATCAACAGAGTTGTGGAAATAAAAAAGTAGTGGGTGTTAATCGCGATTCTTCGCCAAATTGCGTCGTAGGTAAATTACGGTAATGGCTGTAGACAAGACATCGGCAATAGGGAAGGCCATCCAAACGCCAGTAACGCCGTAAAAACAAGGCAAGATAAAGACCAAAGGAATTAAAAAGAAGCCCTGTTTAAGCAGGGTTAAGAGTAGGGCAGGCAAGGCCTTGCCAATCGCCTGAAAATAGGCTGATCCTATTAGCTGTGCAGTAATCACGGGTGTGGCCAAAAAGGCAATGACAAGGGCATCAGGAGTAATTGCTAAAAGCTCAGTGTCTTTGGTAAAAATGGCTGCAATTTGGGTAGGAAACAGCATAATGCCAATAAAAATTACCGTGGCAATGACGGTTCCAAAGAGTACGGCCGTTTTAATGGTTTGGTATACGCGCTCTGTGTTATTGGCTCCATAATTATAGCCAGCAATAGGCAAAAATCCTTGGGTAACTCCCAATACAGGGAACAGTGAAAACATCATCACCCGATTGATGATTCCGTAAACGGCAATAGAAACTTCGCCACCGTATTTAAATAGCGTAAAATTTAAGATGATAACCAAAATACTAATGGTTCCTTGTCTTACAATGGTCACACCACCCAAAGCAATAATTTCTTTAAGGATGCTCAACTTAATTTTAAAGTATTTGGGCATGATTTTTAGATCGGATCTTTTTGATAAGAAAAACCAGAGTACAAAAAGTCCACTTACTGCATAAGAGATGGTGGTTGCCAAACCTGCACCATACATGCCTAGATTTAAAAATTTGATAAAAACAACGTCTAAAATTATATTGGCAAAGGCAGGATAAATCATGGTCATCATGGCGTAATTGGGCTTGCCCACCGCTCTAATAACCGGATTGCCCATCATGGCAAAGGCCAAAAAAGGCACTCCCCAAATAATTACATAAAAATAGTCTGCTGCAGGAGTCATAATGTCTCCGTTTGCGCCAAACAATTGCAAAATAGGTTGCCCAAAAAACACACCGAGGATAACAAAGGTAACAGACAGCGCTACAGTTAGCGTAATCTGATTGCCAAATACCAAGAAGGCTTTTTCTGTTTTGTCGGCACCCAAAGCTCTTGAGATGATAGAGCTACCTCCAATTCCGATTCCCATTCCGATAGACGAAATTAAAAAGGCAATTGGCAGCACCACAGTAACGGCAGCAATGGCCATTACTCCAATCCATTGACCCACAAAAATGGTGTCAACGATCATGTTTAAAGACATCACCAAAATTCCGATAGAAGCCGGGATGGCTTGCTTGAGTAATAGTTTACTAATCTTTTCGGTACCGAGTTCGTTGGCGATCTTGTTCATGAAGTGCTTTTACTACCTACAAAGATGCATCCTTTCTTTGTGAAGTTTCTGAAAAAAATGTTAAAGATTTTTTAGGATTTAAAAAAGGTGTTTTTTTTAAGGTTTTTGTAATTTTGTAGCTTAAATGATTATATGGATACCCCCAAAAATATATTTACTTACTCTCATATAGTAACTGCTGATGAAATTGATACGCTAAATCACGTCAACAACGTGGTCTATGTACAGTGGATTCAAGATATTTCTACCAAACACTGGAGCGATTTAACAAAAAACAATCCAGATCTTAATTTTGTTTGGGTGGTTACCCGACATGAAATTGATTATAAAGGTCAGGCCTTGTTAGGTGATCTGCTCACTTTTAAAACTTGGGTAGGAGCCACTACAGGAGTCACATCTGTACGTCATATAGAGATTTTAAAAGACGGTGTTTTGCTAGTAAAAGCAAAAACTGTTTGGTGCATGTTACACGCAGATACATTAAAGCCTGCCAGAATTACAGAAAAGATTTTAAAAGTACTACAAGCGTAGAAATATATGTACCTTTGTAGCCTTAAAAAGATACCCTATGTCTACATTTAATCAGCTTGGAATAGCCAAAGATTTTATCAAAGCTCTTGATGAGTTAAAGATTAAGAACCCTACCGATATACAAGAAAAAGCACTTCCGGTTTTGCTTAAAGAACCTACAGATTTTGTTGGTTTGGCTCAAACAGGAACTGGTAAGACGGCTGCTTTTGGTTTGCCTATTTTACATCATATCGACCCAAATTTAGGCAGTGTTCAGGCTTTAATCTTATCGCCAACAAGAGAGTTGGTTCAGCAAATAAAAAAACAGCTGTTTAAATTTACCAAATACAAAGAAGAAAAGATTTTTGTAGAGGCGGTGTACGGTGGTGAAAAAATTGACAAGCAAATTGCCAATTTAAAAAGAACTACCCACGTTATTGTAGCTACTCCTGGTCGTTTGATCGATCTTATGGAGCGCGGAGAGATCAACCTAAAAGAGGTAAAGACTGTGGTCTTAGATGAAGCAGATGAGATGCTAAGCATGGGTTTTAAACAAGATCTAAACAGAATTCTAAAATATACAGATGGTAAGAGCTCTACTTGGTTGTTTTCTGCAACCATGCCAGAGGAGATTCAGAAAATCATCAAAAAATACATGTCTCCAAGTGCTGTTCGAGTTTCTGTGAACCCAGAGAGCTTGGTCAATGAAAACATTACGCATCAATATTTAAAAACCACGATCAAAGAAAAGAAAGATTTGATTGTACAGTTTTTAGAAAAGAGACCTAATGATCGTGGGATCATTTTTTGTAGAACCAAAGCGGGGACTCAAAAATTAACCCAAGAATTAATAGAAGAAGGTTTTTCTGTTGCTGCACTTGAGGGTGATATGCAACAAAAAGAACGTGATAAGGCCATGAGAGCTTTTAAAAACGGAAACATTCAATGTTTAATATCTACTGATGTTTCTGCTAGAGGGATTGATGTTAACAACCTAGCTTTTGTATTACACCATCAATTACCAGAGCAATTAGAGTACTATACACACCGTAGTGGACGTACTGCTAGAGCTGGTAAAACAGGGTTCTCTTTGGTATTTATTTTGCCTTATGAGTTAGAGCATATTCACAAGATTCAAAAAGATTTAGGCATCAAGTTTACCGAGATTAGTTTTTAGCATGAGCCTAATTTACGCCTTAGACATTATTGGAACTTTTGCCTTTGCCATTAGTGGTGCATTGGTGGCCTCTAAAAAGGAGTTTGATTTGTTTGGAGTAATCATCATTGCTTTTGCTACTGCAGTAGGAGGAGGGATGCTTCGCGATGTACTGATTAATGCGCATCCGATTAACTGGATAGGTGATCTAAACTATATCTGGACCATTATGGCAGCCGTGGTGTTTACCTTTTTATTTAAAAGTAAAATTGCACCCTTAAGCAAAACCATGTTTTTGTTTGATACCATCGGTATCGGAGTTTTTACCATGTTGGGTGTACAAAAGGGTTTGGCCTATGATTTGCATCCATTTATTGCCGTTGTTATGGGGATGGTATCTTCTGTAATGGGCGGTGTTACTCGTGATGTACTAACCAATGAGGTTCCCTTAATTTTTAAGAAAGAAATTTATGCTTCTGCTTGTTTGGCGGGTGGAGCTGTCTATTTGTTAACCTACTACTTACAGTTGTCAGAAACGATACAGTTTATCTCTACTATTTTTACAGTGATTAGCATTCGTATGCTGGCCGTAAAGTTTCACTTGCAGTTGCCAAAAATTAAGGACGATATTTTTGGGCGATAAAAAAAAGCAACACCATTAGTGCTGCTTTTCTATTTTTTATTTTCGTGTAGGCTAAGAAAGAACCCCTCTTTTACCAAGGTCTTTTGAATACCAAACAAGAAAGATTGCAATGACCAATATTAAGATTGGCATCACCATACCTCCTGGGCCGTAAACGTCCATAGCATTGCTCTGAAACAGGTTGTAGTACATTTGTACCAGTATGCCCAAAAGAGAAACTGTAAAGATGCTTGTGGCTAACTTTTTCTTCATCAATAAGACAATACATCCCAAGGCTCCTGCAAAGACACCAATAGCAAAAGCTGCTGTTGCCCAAGCGGGTATATCTCTATACAAAGCTTGTTCTGCTTCTGGCAAAATAGCCAAGGCTTCATCAGTAATATAGGCCTGTGCAATATAGGCCATAACGCCTATTAAGTTCCACACCAGGGCAATAACGCCGATTACCCAAAATGCTGTAGTTGGTTTTTTTGTAGTAGAATTCATCTGATTTTTTTGTTGATTAGCAAAAACAAGTTATGAATTTAACTGGATATCAGCAAATTAAAATACTTTTTCAATAAATTATAACAATTAGAATAGAAAAACTACCTTTGTAACCGATACAAGACACTTTATAAACTGTGTGTTATAAAGTTTTTAATCGAGTCATTGCTCAGCTAAATAAATTTAAGTACGTCAATTCTATTGTTCTGTTACCCAATTTTGTTTATTCCTAAACAATGACAATCTTAACTGAATTAAAAATTAAAAAGTACTATAAAAATGGCAGGCTCTCAAGAGACTTTTGGAAAAAAAGAAAGAGAAAAGAAGCGTTTACAAAAGCGTAAAGAAAAAGCACAAAAAAAAGAAGCTAGAAAAGCAAATTCTGGCGAAGGTAGTGGATTAGACAGCATGATTGCTTATGTTGATGAGTATGGTTTTGCAACTGATACGCCTCCGGATCCAAGCAACAGAGTAGAGATTGATGTAGAGAGTATAGAAATAGGAATTCCAAGAAGATCTGCAGAAGATGAAGTTGATCCTATTAGAAATGGTAAAGTTTCATTCTTTGATTCTTCTAAAGGATTTGGATTTATCATAGATAATGACACCCAAGAAAAATACTTTACACACGTAAGTGGTTTGATTGATGAAATTGTTGAAAATGACAAAGTTAGCTTTGAACTAGAAAAAGGAATGAGAGGAATGAACGCTGTAAAAGTGAAGAAAATTTAACTCCTTTTTTTTATAAAGATAGTATGCGATTGAGTTCACTCAATCGCATTTTTTTTTAAAACAACTTGCGGTTTATTCGTTGAAAACCCTAAAAACAACGTACTTTTGCAAAAACCCAAAACCATTTAATACTCTATGTCAGACACTATTGAGCTAACAGAATTAGAAGATAGAAAAGTAGGTAAGGATCTATACAGTTATCAAAAAGGTGCCATCGATCAAATTTTTAAACTATTTGAAGAGGCTCCAGAAGATTACCATTTGCTGTATCAACTGCCAACAGGTGGTGGAAAAACTGTTATCTTTTCTGAAATTGTTAGACAGTATTTAAAACACCATAAGAAACAGGTGTTGGTGATGACGCACCGTGTAGAGTTGTGTAAACAAACCTCTGGTATGTTAACAGAGTTTGGGGTTAGCAACAAAGTAGTAGACAGTACTGCCAACTTAGATGATCAAAGTGAGTACAATTGTTTTGTAGCCATGGTAGAGACGCTTAACAACCGTCTAAACGATGACAAATTAGACATCTCTGATATTGGTTTGGTGATTATTGATGAGGCGCACTACAATTCTTTTACCAAGTTGTTTAAGTTTTTTGAAAAATCGTTTATTCTAGGAGTAACCGCTACACCATTGAGCTCTAATATTAAATTACCAATGAAAGACAATTACAATGAGTTAATTGTTGGAGAAACCATTGAGTCTTTAATAGAAAATGAGTTTTTGGCCCGCGCTAAAACCTATTCATACAATGTTGGATTAACATCTTTGGTTGTTGGGTCTAATGGTGATTACACCGTTAAATCTTCTGAAGATTTATACACCAATGCTCAGATGCTAAGCAAGCTGTTACAGGCTTATGAAGAGCGTTCTAAAGGAAAGAAAACCCTAATCTTTAACAACGGGATCAATACGTCTATTCACGTCTATGAAACTTTTAAAGCTGCTGGTTATCCGATTGCTCACTTAGACAATACGGCAAGCAAAAAAGACAGAGCCCTTATCTTAAAATGGTTTAAAGAAACACCACATGCTATCTTAACTTCTGTAAGTATCTTAACCACTGGTTTTGATGAGCCTACAGTAGATACCATTATCTTAAACAGAGCCACCAAATCTTTAACCTTGTACTACCAGATGATTGGTAGAGGGTCTCGAATTTTAAAGAATAAATCAAGCTTTAACGTCATTGATTTAGGAAATAACTTTCACCGTTTTGGTCCTTGGGGAGCAGATTTAGATTGGCAGCAAATTTTTAGAGCTCCAAATTTCTATTTAGAGAAATTGCTTAATGATGAAGATTTAGAAGACAACTTTGGCTATGAAATGCCAGAGGCCTTAAGAGCTCAATTTGCAAACTCAAAAGATGTAAGTTTTGATATCAAACAAACCTATATTGACGCTATTCAAAGTAGAGAGACCACCAAGGTTGTTTTAGAGCGATCTATTCATCAGCATGCAACCATCTGTATAGAAAACAGTGAAGATGTATACGATGCTTTAGATTTGGCTAAACAATTAGGAGATGATATTGATTTTCGTCTGCAACGTTATACCAAGTGTATTAGCAAGAGCACCCACAATTTTATGGACTGGCTAAAAAATGATTATCGAGTAAAACTTCGTTTGTATTTACGCGATAATTTTGATACCATGTTTGAAGAAATTCACGGCAGACCTGCAGAATAAAAGAGTATGTTTGTGGCTTCGTAAATGAGCTAGTTTATTATGGACGTAAATCGCAAAAACACCCTACTAATTGTACTGTCTTTTTTTTCTATTTATGTAATCTGGGGATCCACCTATTTACTTAATAAAATAGCTGTTTCTGAGATTTCACCCATGATTTTATCGTCTACTCGATTTATCATTGCTGGGCTGATAATCTTTAGCATCGCCAAAATCCTTAAACTTTCACTCGCCATTAGCAAAAAGCAATTGTTAAATGCATGTATTGCTGGTTTTTTATTTTTAACCTACGGAAACGGTGTTTTTGTATGGGCTTTAAAATATGTAGACAGTGGTTTTGCTGCCTTAGAGGCTTCTACTCAGCCACTCATTGTTTTGCTCCTAATGCGCTTATTTTATAAAAAGAAGATTCAGAAAATGTCCATGATTGGTGTTTGTTTGGGCATCATCGGTATTTACTTATTGGTTAGTCAGCACCAGATTACCACTGGAGAAGATAGCCTTATGGGGATCGTTATGATTTTTAGCTGCGTGGTTAGTTGGAGCGCAGGAAGCTTGTTTGTGGTCAATGCAGATTTGCACAAAAACTTTTTTGTCAATGCTGGGTATCAGATGATCGCTGGAGGTATTTTTCTGTTGATTTTTAGCCTGATACTAGGAGAGGAGTGGATCTCTCCATTTGCCTTGAGTGGCAAAGTACAGCTGTCTATGTTTTTATTGATCATCTTTGGAAGCATAGTAGCCTTTACTGCCTTTAATTACTTACTTAAAATTGTTTCTACAGAAAAAGTAGCAACGTCTTCTTTTGTAAATCCGGTGATAGCCATGCTCTTGGGTTGGTATGTTTTAGACGAGCAATTAACGCTGCAATCTATTGTAGCTGCTGCTATTTTACTTACGGGTGTTTACTTTATCAACTCTAAAAAGAACCTTAAATAGGCTCAACACCTATAGCTTGTTTGTTTGCAGTTGTATGCCTCTTATTTTTTGATTAATTTTAGGGCAATTTCAAACCAAACAACAATGACAAAGCACAAATTATTTAGACCTGCTTACAAGCAATTTTTTGTTTTTGTAAGTCTTTTTGCTATTGGCTTTAATGCCCAAGCGCAAAAGAAAGTCTTAGACCATCCAGATTATGAAATTTGGAACACTATCAAATCAAAATCTGTTTCTAATACAGGTGATCATATTCTTTACACCTTAGAACGCGGAGAAAAAGACAACTTCGTTAAAATTAAAACCAAAAAAGGAAAACTCGTTTTTTCTTATGATCGTGCAGAGAATGCTCGTTTTACAGATGATGCTTCTGCAGTAGTTTTTAAGATTACAGCCTGGAAAGACAGCATTACAGAAATGAAGCGTAGAAAGGTAAAAAAAGACAAAATGCCTAATGATACCTTGGCTATTTACGATCTAAAAAAATCAAACTTAGAGAAAATTGCCAATGTTCAATCTTATAAAGTACCAGGAAAATGGTCTGGATACATTGCTTATCTTTTAGAAGATGCAGTTGTTTCTAACAAAAAGAAGAAAGGAAAAAAAGTAGGTAAAAGCAATGGAAGTCATTTGGTGTTGATGAATACCAAGACCAAAAAACGCGATACCATTAAGTTTGTAACCACCTATTCTTTTGCAGCTGAAGGAGAAAAACTATTGTACACCACTACAGGTGATGATAAGGATGATAATGCAGGTGTTTACCTTTTAGATGTTGCAAAAAATAAATCAACTCAAGTGTTTACCTCACATGCTAAGACTAAGTACAATCAATTAAGCATGAGTAAAACTGGTAAAAACATCGGTTTTGTGGTTGATGTAGATACCACCAAAGCGCTTGTAAGACCAAATAGTTTGTATGTTTGGAAAGAAGGGCAAAACAAGGCTCAAAAAGTTGCTGATCAAAGTACTGCTCCAAAAGGATATTTAGTTTCTCCATATGGACGTGTTAGCTTTTCTGATGATGAGACTAAAATGTATTTTGGGCTGTCTAAGCCTCCGATTGTAAAAGATACTACCTTATTGCCAGAAGAGATTGTTAATGTAGAAGTATGGACCTACAATGAGCCAAACTTGTACACTGTTCAAGAGAAGCAGGTAAATGCTGATCAAAGAAAATCTTTTCAGACAGTGGTTCATTTAAACCAGAATAACAAATTGGTGCAAATTGCTGATGAATCATATCCAACTGCTCAAGTAGGTGATAAAGGAAACTCTACTGTTGCCTTGGTGGCCAATCCAATTCCGTATCAATTAGAAAGTCAGTGGACTGGAAAACGTGCCAATGATTATGCAATTTTAAATACAGCAACAGGACAAAGAACGGCCTTGCTAACAAAATCTATTGATTTTTTAAGACTGAGCCCTACTGTAAAATATGCTTACGCATATAACTCTGTAGACAGCACTTGGTTTACAATTAATTTGGCTACTAAAAAGCTAGTAAATTTAACAAAAGGAAGAATTTTTTACAACGAGTTAAATGACACGCCAAACTATGCAGGTTCTTACGGAAATGCAGGTTGGACAACCAATGATGAGTTCTTAATTTTATATGATCGTTATGATATCTGGAAGTTTAATCCAGCTACCGGAGCTAGCGAGCGTTTAACACGTGGTAGAGAAAACAATACGGTTTACAGATATGTGCGTTTAGACAATGAAGAAACCAACCTAAACTTAAACCAAGACTGGTTGCTAACTACCTTTAACGATGTTACCAAGCACAGTGGTTACTATAGTTTAAACCCCAAAAAGAAGAGCGGAAAACAACTCTTAACAGGGCCTTATAAATATTCTAGACCTGTTAAAGCACAAAAAGGGAAAACGGTTTTATACACAAGAGAAAGCTTTGAAGAGTTTCCTAACTTAAGAGTATCTGATCTAAGCTTTAAAAAAGAGTTGGTGATTAGCGATGCAAACCCACAGCAAAAAGAGTACAACTGGGGTACAGCAGAGTTGGTATATTGGACTTCTTTAGAAGGAAAAGCGCTAACAGGAATGCTTATCAAACCAGAAAACTTTGATCCAAATAAAAAATATCCAATGCTGGTTAATTTTTATGAAAGAAGCTCTGATGGCTTGTACAGTCACAAGGCGCCATCACCAGGAAGATCAAGTATTAACTATAGCTTTTATGCAAGTAGAGGTTATGTGATTTTTAATCCAGATATTGTGTATAGAGATGGTTATCCAGGAGAATCTGCTTATAATGCAGTAATCCCAGGAATAACTTCTTTAATAGACAAAGGTTTTATTAATAAAGATAAAATTGGAGCACAAGGTCATAGTTGGGGTGGATATCAGGTTGCTCATTTGGCAACTAAAACCGATATTTTTGCAGCCATAGAGTCTGGTGCACCGGTAGTTAATATGATTTCTGCTTATGGAGGAATTAGATGGGATACAGGTTTAAGTAGACAATTTCAGTATGAGCATACTCAAAGTAGAATAGGAGGGACTCCGTGGGAATATCCAATGCGTTATATTGAAAACTCACCTATATACAGTATGGATAAAGTAAATACACCAATCTTAATTATGCACAATGATAAAGATGGGCATGTGCCATGGTATCAAGGGATTGAATACTTTACAGCTTTAAGACGTTTAGGAAAACCAACGTGGCTTTTAAACTATAATGGAGCTCGTCATTGGCCATTAAAAATGCAAAACAGAGTAGATTTTAATATTAGAATGGCGCAATTTTTTGACCATTATTTAAAAGATGCTCCAAAACCTGTTTGGATGGAACGAGGTGTTCCTGCAATGGAAAAAGGAATCAATCAAGGCTATGAGTTGATAAAAGACTAAGCCAATAAATATGCATAAAAAGCCCTTGAGTTTTCAGGGGCTTTTTTTATGGGTAAAATCTATAGCTATACAATTGATTTAGAGTCGTTTTTTAAAGGTAAAATAGTGCTCTATCTGCGTAAAAAATAGTGTAGCAAATGTTATTTGAAAAATCAATGCAATTACATTCGAGTTTAAACCCAAGAGTGGTGCTTGAAGCTCCGAGATTAGTATAGATATAGCAATCCCAAATACAGATCCAACGATAAAGAAAAATCGAGAAAGTTTTAAGGCTTTAGAAGTGCTGCTTTTTTGAATCGCTTTTTCTGCAATCTGTTGCATAACAACATCTTCAAAATCGGTAAAAGGCAGGTCTAATTTGCTCTTAGCCATGAGCTTATCAAAGTCTGGATGGTTTTCTTCTATATTCATTGTTGGCTTATTTGTTGGTTATAAGTAAAATGGGCTGATAGTATGTTTTTTAAATTGTTTCTTCCCCGATGCAGTAATACTTTGATGTTGGTTTTGTTCCAACCAGTAATTTCGACGATTTCTTGAATGTTTTGCTCTTCTAAATAGAACAGCCTGAGTGCTAAACTTTCTTTAGGCCCTAATCTTTTTAAACCTTCATTGATATAAAATCTTTGATAATCAACCTCTGATTTTGAGTTCATAACATCTGTAGACAATTGAGGATTAATAGGGTCTTCTTGGTTGATTAAGATTTCTTTTTTACGCTTGTTTAAAATCTTAAAAGCTTCGTTAACCACAATGCGATACAGCCAAGTACTAAACTTTGAGTTTCCTTTAAAAGTAGATAGTTTGGTGTAGGCTCTAATAAATGAAACCTGCAAAACTTCTTGCGCAAGATACTCATCTTTTACAACCGAAATTGCATAAGAATAAGAGAGGTCTTTGTATTTCTTTATGAGAAAACGAAAAGCATCTTGGTTGCCATCTAGTACTTTTTGTATGTAGATGTCATCCATCAATTAGTCCTCTTTTTTTGATTTGCTTATTAGGTTACCAATAATCATTCCTATACCTGCGAACATAAATGTGGAGATAATTAAGATTACTGTTTCTTCTATTCCTGTAGAAAATATTGAAAAAATTAATATTCCAATAACAGCTCCAACAGTACTAGAAAGCAAAATAATTCCTCCTTTAAGTAAATTAGAATTGTTGCTTTTCTTTGTAAGTAATTTACTTGCATCAAAGTTTTTTTCTATAATTAATAGACGTTCTGCAGCCTTTGCCTTGTAACGAATCATCCAAGCTAAATAGATGATAATGATAAGTACTATAATAAATAGTCCCAATAAGGTAAATGCGTCGATTCCAAATTCGTTCATAATTGTTTTGTTTTTATATAAGTAAGATACTTGAAAGTAGGCAAAGGTTACGTCTAGTACTATAAATTTATAAAAAAAAGCTCCTAATTTCTTAGGAGCTTTTTATTGATTAGGGTGTAATTTAATTTTTATCCAATACCAAATGTTGAATAAAGAATTCCATCATTCTAAACGTATTTAAAGCCGTATGTCCTTTGTCTGGACCTACTTGTACTTCAAAGCTTTTTCCAGCTCTTTGTAAAGCTTGGATTAACTGTAATGAATTTGCAGGATGCACATTGTTGTCATTAGTACCGTAAAAGATCATAAGCTCTCCTTTAAGGTCTTTTGCATAGTTCATTAAACTAGATGCATCATATCCTTTTTTGTTGTTCTCTAAAAGGTTCATAAAACGCTCAGTGTACACGTTGTCATAGTTTCTCCAGTCAGTTACTGCAGAGTTTGCAACTGCTGCATGGTATACATCAGGGAAACGCAATAAACTCATACCCGCTGTAGTTCCTCCGTAAGAAGTTCCGTAAGCACCAACATTGTCTTTATCAAAATAAGGACGGTTGCGCAAAGATTTCATTCCTTCAGCAAAATCATCCATTTCTACGATACCTAAGTTTCCGTATAATTTATCTAATAATTTTTTTCCACGTCCACCAACATTTCTACCATCAACATTGACTACTAAGAATCCAAATTCTGTTAAAGCACTTGGGTAGGTAAAGTTTTCTCTAAATGCGTTGGTTGCAGGACCTCCATAGTTGCTTAAAAGTACTGGGTACTTTTTGTTTGGATCAAAATTAGATGGAAAGTGTATCATTCCGTGCAATTCTGTTTCTCCATCAGCAGAAGTAAAGGTAAATACTTCAACAGTTTTAAAGCCCAACTTGTTAAATTCTGTCATATCGCTTTTTGCAATTTCAGAAACCTTTTTTCCTTTAGAATCAACTAAGTTCATAAAAGCAGGAACGTTGTGTGTTTGAGCAACATCAATAAAATGCTTGTAAGTTGGTGAAAGAATTACGCTGTGGTTAAAAGCAGGATCAGTTAAACGAACATCTTTTGTTCCGTTTAATTTTACACGATGCAATTGCATTTTCATGTGGTTATCACCGCTTCTTGCCATATAGTGCATTACACCTTTTTTCTCATCAACATCAATAATTCTAGAGACTTCAAAGTTATGTTGGGTAATTGGGTTAACCAAAGTTCCATCATAGTTGTATAAGTAGTAGTTTTTATATCCATTGCGCTCAGAAGTCCAGATAAAGTGTTTTTTATCTTTTAACTCATAAATCTGTGGAGAGTTTTCTGTAAAACTAGCCAACCATTCTTCTCTAACCACAACTCTGGTTTTTCCTGTAGTAGGGTTTCCAGCTCTGTACTCCATGATGTCTTGCTTACGATTGGTACTGTGAAAAAGCAATTCTTTTCCGTCTGGTGACCATTTGATATCGTATAAATAAGTACCAACAGCACCATCATTATAAGGTTTACCATCACGTACATCTAAGGTTACTGTTTTTTTAGTCTCTAAATCATACACTAGTAAATCTACAGGTAAGTTTTTAGCACCTACTTTAGGATAGGCCTCAATTTCTACAGAATCTTGAAGCTTCGTTTGATTGTACAATACATAGTATTTTTTTGCTTCTTTTTCTTCAAAGCGATAAAAAGCTACCTTTTTGCTATCTGGTGACCACCACATTG contains:
- a CDS encoding DUF6249 domain-containing protein; this encodes MNEFGIDAFTLLGLFIIVLIIIIYLAWMIRYKAKAAERLLIIEKNFDASKLLTKKSNNSNLLKGGIILLSSTVGAVIGILIFSIFSTGIEETVILIISTFMFAGIGMIIGNLISKSKKED
- a CDS encoding alpha/beta hydrolase family protein, translating into MTKHKLFRPAYKQFFVFVSLFAIGFNAQAQKKVLDHPDYEIWNTIKSKSVSNTGDHILYTLERGEKDNFVKIKTKKGKLVFSYDRAENARFTDDASAVVFKITAWKDSITEMKRRKVKKDKMPNDTLAIYDLKKSNLEKIANVQSYKVPGKWSGYIAYLLEDAVVSNKKKKGKKVGKSNGSHLVLMNTKTKKRDTIKFVTTYSFAAEGEKLLYTTTGDDKDDNAGVYLLDVAKNKSTQVFTSHAKTKYNQLSMSKTGKNIGFVVDVDTTKALVRPNSLYVWKEGQNKAQKVADQSTAPKGYLVSPYGRVSFSDDETKMYFGLSKPPIVKDTTLLPEEIVNVEVWTYNEPNLYTVQEKQVNADQRKSFQTVVHLNQNNKLVQIADESYPTAQVGDKGNSTVALVANPIPYQLESQWTGKRANDYAILNTATGQRTALLTKSIDFLRLSPTVKYAYAYNSVDSTWFTINLATKKLVNLTKGRIFYNELNDTPNYAGSYGNAGWTTNDEFLILYDRYDIWKFNPATGASERLTRGRENNTVYRYVRLDNEETNLNLNQDWLLTTFNDVTKHSGYYSLNPKKKSGKQLLTGPYKYSRPVKAQKGKTVLYTRESFEEFPNLRVSDLSFKKELVISDANPQQKEYNWGTAELVYWTSLEGKALTGMLIKPENFDPNKKYPMLVNFYERSSDGLYSHKAPSPGRSSINYSFYASRGYVIFNPDIVYRDGYPGESAYNAVIPGITSLIDKGFINKDKIGAQGHSWGGYQVAHLATKTDIFAAIESGAPVVNMISAYGGIRWDTGLSRQFQYEHTQSRIGGTPWEYPMRYIENSPIYSMDKVNTPILIMHNDKDGHVPWYQGIEYFTALRRLGKPTWLLNYNGARHWPLKMQNRVDFNIRMAQFFDHYLKDAPKPVWMERGVPAMEKGINQGYELIKD
- a CDS encoding S9 family peptidase gives rise to the protein MKLNSLKRSKIVFIVAFLTFGNLLVQAQDKLKKMPGYDRYMEMAPKLYSSIKRAPTSVQWAEDGKTFTYSENGKTYKYDVRRKKATEIETPKRANNTRRRSFGNRPARGRQYASAISPDEKLKAFTKDRNMYISNPDGSNVQAITTQGNDENQIKFGIATWVYGEELSQNTAMWWSPDSKKVAFYRFEEKEAKKYYVLYNQTKLQDSVEIEAYPKVGAKNLPVDLLVYDLETKKTVTLDVRDGKPYNDGAVGTYLYDIKWSPDGKELLFHSTNRKQDIMEYRAGNPTTGKTRVVVREEWLASFTENSPQIYELKDKKHFIWTSERNGYKNYYLYNYDGTLVNPITQHNFEVSRIIDVDEKKGVMHYMARSGDNHMKMQLHRVKLNGTKDVRLTDPAFNHSVILSPTYKHFIDVAQTHNVPAFMNLVDSKGKKVSEIAKSDMTEFNKLGFKTVEVFTFTSADGETELHGMIHFPSNFDPNKKYPVLLSNYGGPATNAFRENFTYPSALTEFGFLVVNVDGRNVGGRGKKLLDKLYGNLGIVEMDDFAEGMKSLRNRPYFDKDNVGAYGTSYGGTTAGMSLLRFPDVYHAAVANSAVTDWRNYDNVYTERFMNLLENNKKGYDASSLMNYAKDLKGELMIFYGTNDNNVHPANSLQLIQALQRAGKSFEVQVGPDKGHTALNTFRMMEFFIQHLVLDKN
- a CDS encoding RNA polymerase sigma factor; this translates as MDDIYIQKVLDGNQDAFRFLIKKYKDLSYSYAISVVKDEYLAQEVLQVSFIRAYTKLSTFKGNSKFSTWLYRIVVNEAFKILNKRKKEILINQEDPINPQLSTDVMNSKSEVDYQRFYINEGLKRLGPKESLALRLFYLEEQNIQEIVEITGWNKTNIKVLLHRGRNNLKNILSAHFTYNQQISQQ
- a CDS encoding EamA family transporter produces the protein MDVNRKNTLLIVLSFFSIYVIWGSTYLLNKIAVSEISPMILSSTRFIIAGLIIFSIAKILKLSLAISKKQLLNACIAGFLFLTYGNGVFVWALKYVDSGFAALEASTQPLIVLLLMRLFYKKKIQKMSMIGVCLGIIGIYLLVSQHQITTGEDSLMGIVMIFSCVVSWSAGSLFVVNADLHKNFFVNAGYQMIAGGIFLLIFSLILGEEWISPFALSGKVQLSMFLLIIFGSIVAFTAFNYLLKIVSTEKVATSSFVNPVIAMLLGWYVLDEQLTLQSIVAAAILLTGVYFINSKKNLK